A window from Candidatus Rokuibacteriota bacterium encodes these proteins:
- a CDS encoding ABC transporter substrate-binding protein, whose amino-acid sequence MTTQVSEPRMELEQHLHMYRQMAKIRAFEEQVNELYKSAKMPGLAHLYAGEEAVAVGVCEALRRDDFITSTHRGHGHCLAKGASVNRMFAELLGKEP is encoded by the coding sequence ATGACGACCCAGGTGAGCGAGCCGCGGATGGAGCTGGAGCAGCACTTGCACATGTACCGCCAGATGGCGAAGATCCGCGCCTTCGAGGAGCAGGTGAACGAGCTGTACAAGAGCGCGAAGATGCCGGGCCTGGCCCACCTCTACGCGGGCGAGGAGGCCGTGGCGGTCGGTGTCTGCGAGGCCCTGCGCCGCGACGACTTCATCACGAGCACGCATCGCGGGCACGGCCACTGCCTGGCGAAGGGGGCGTCGGTCAACCGGATGTTCGCCGAGCTGCTCGGCAAGGAGCC